GGCAGATCGCCTGGGAAGAGCTGGTTCATTGATGGATTTGACGACTCCTCTCGGCCCGCTGACCTTGAAGAACCCGCTCATCGCCGCCAGCGGCTGCTTCGGTTACGGACTGGAGTACGCGGAGATCGTCGACCTCTCGTCGCTCGGCGCCATCGCCGTCAAAGGCTTGTTCCTCAACGAGCGCGAAGGACACCGGCCGCCCCGAATCGTCGAAACGCCGTCCGGCATGCTGAACGCGATCGGGCTCCAGGGGATCGGTGTGCACCGCTTCGTTCGCGAGAAGCTCCCGGAGCTGCGGCGTCTCGGCGCGACCGTCATCGTCAACATCTGCGGCAGCACGCTGGACGAGTACGTGGAAGTGGCGAACGTGCTGTCGGACGCGGAGGGGGTCGCAGCACTCGAGTTGAACATCTCGTGCCCGAACATCAAGGAAGGCGGCATCCAGTTCGGGTGCAGCCTGCCGGGCACGCACCAGGTGGTATCCGCCATCCGCAAGGCCACGCGGCTGCCGGTCATCCCCAAGCTCACGCCGAACGTAACCGACGTCGCGTCATTCGCGCGCGCGGCGGAGGAGGCCGGCGCCGACGCCGTCTCCCTCGTGAACACGTTTCTCGCGATGGCGATCGACGTGCACACACGGCGGCCCAAGCTGACCAACGTCGTCGGCGGCCTGAGCGGGCCCGCGATCCGGCCGATCGCGGTGCGCATGGTGTACGAATGCCGTCAGGCGGTGAAGATCCCGATTATCGGCATGGGCGGCATCGCGTGCGCGGACGACGCGATCGAGTTCATGATTGCGGGGGCGAACGCGGTGCAGGTGGGAACGGCGAATTTCGTCGATCCGTTCATCTGGCCGAAGCTGCGCTCGGGCATCGAGGCCTACATGCAGCGCCACGGCCTCACGCGCCTGGCCGACATCGTCGGCACCGTGGACACGCGGAAGAAGGACGTGGTGTGGACCAGCTCATAGTGGCGCTGGATGTCGATTCCGCGGCGAAGGCGCGCCGGCTGGCCGATACGCTCCGCGGCGCCGTCGGCGCGTTCAAGATCGGCAGCCGCCTGTTCACCGCGGAAGGGCCGGCATTTGTCAGGGAGCTTGCCGAGCGCGGCGACCGTGTCTTCCTCGACCTGAAGTTCCACGACATTCCACATACCGTGGCGGGCGCGGTGGAAGCCGCGACACGGATGGGCGTGTGGATGGTGAACGTCCATGCGGCGGGCGGTGGATCGATGATGCGCGCCGCGCGCGATGCCGCGGACAGCGCGTCGGCACAGGCGGGACGGGCGCGGCCGATCGTCATCGCGGTGACCGTGCTGACGAGCCTCTCGGCCGGCGAGCTTCGGGAAACGGGCGTGCCGCGCGAGCCGCTGGAGCACGTCACGCACCTCGCGCGGCTCGCGAAGGAGGCCGGGCTCGACGGCGTCGTGGCGTCGCCGCAGGAAACGGCGGCCATCCGGGCCGCGTGCGGGCCCCGGTTCGCGATCGTGACGCCGGGTATTCGAGGGCCGAACGACGCCAAGGGGGACCAGACGCGGACGCTGTCGCCCCGCGACGCGATCGCGGCTGGCGCGAGCTACATCGTCGTCGGCAGGCCTGTGATCGGCGCGCCGGATCCCCGGCGCGCCGCAGAAGAGATCGTTACTTCGCTGTGAAGATGAAGTGGCCGCGACGGTTCTGCGACCAGCAGCTCTCGTTCTCCTCGGTGCAGAACGGCTGCTCTTCGCCCTTGCTCACCATCTGGAGGCGATCGGTGGGCACGCCGAGGCTGACGAGGTAGTCGCGCACCGCGGCGGCACGGCGTTCGCCGAGCGCAAGGTTGTACTCGTTGGTGCCGCGCGAGTCGCAGTGCCCCTCGACGAGGATGCGCGTGCTCGCCCAGCGCTGCAGCCAGGCCGCGTTCTTCTGAAGGTCCGCCCGGGCCTGCTCGGAGAGCGCCGCGCTGTCATAGTCGAATGACACGTCGGTCAGCGGCTTCTCGGCGTTGAGCTCGTCGAGCGTCTTCTTCGCAAAGATCTCATCCTCAGTCGGCGGCTTCGGCGCCGGCGGAGGCGGCGGCGGGGGCGGTGGGGGCGGTGGCGGCGGTGGCGGCGGCGCCGGCTCGGCAGCGGGCGGGGGCGCCGGAGCGGCCTCGGGCTGCTTCTTGCCGCACCCGACAGCCGCGATGAGGGCACCACACAGCATAAGCGTGCAGAGAATTCGGAGCGTTCGTTCCATGGCGCTGAGCTTAACGACTCGCTGAGGACCTGTCAATTTGGATCGACTTCTCGAGGCCACGGCACGCGCCGAACGCGAGCATTTCTGGTGGCGCGGTTTCCGCGCGTTCGTCCGGCCGGCGATCGCCCGCGCCGCCGCCCGGGGGCGGGTAGAGGTCCTGGACTGCGGCTGCGGCACGGGCGCCAACCTCGCGATGCTGCGCGAGTTTGGCCCGGCGGCCGGCATCGACCTGGCGTGGGCAGGGCTGGCATTTGCGCGCGAGCGCGGTGAGCGACAGGTCGCCCGCGCCAGCGCAGATGCGCTGCCGTTTGCCGATGCCACCTTCGACCTGGTGACGTCGTTCGACATGCTGCAGTGCCTGCCGGACGCCGCCGAGCGCGGGGCATTTGCCGAGATGCATCGCGTGCTCAAGCCCGGGGGGCACGCGGTGCTGAACGTTGCCGCAATGGACATCCTGTGGGGGAACCACTCGATCCTCGCCCACGAAGTGCGCCGCTACTCGAAGCGCGGGCTGCGCGAGCGGCTGCTTGCGGCCGGTCTGCAGCCGCTGCGGATTACCTACACGAACGCGACGCTGTTCCCCATCCTCGCGCCGCTCCGGATCACGCAACGCGCGATCGGCCTTGCGGCCTCGGACGCGGACGCCAGGGCCGAGCAGGAGGTTGCCCTCCCGTCCCGGCCGGTGAACGCGGTTATGACAGGGCTGCTGCGCCTCGAGGCCGCCGCCGTGCGCGCCATCGATATGCCGTTTGGAAGCTCGCTGCTGGCGGTGGCGAAGAGATCCTTGTAGTGAGCAGTGGCCAGTGGCCAGACTGACCACTGATCACTGATCAGTGCGGTATAACTCGAGCCCGTCTGCCGACGCCACCAGCCGAAGCCGCAGCAGATCGATTGCCGTGGCCCTCAGCTCGGGCGAAGCCGTCCTCGAGTTGATGACGACGTAGCGGATTCGTCCCTTCTGAAGGAAAGATCCCGCGTCCTGCCTGGCAGCCTCCGCGAGCGTTCGGTCCACCGGCTGCCGTTCGCTCATGAGGGTGAGCATCCGGAGCGTCGGATGCGAGAGCTGACTGCGTATCCGCCTTCGTGGCACGCGCGAAAGATAGCCGCCGACGAGGCGTTTCTCGTGACGTGTCTGGTAGTACATCTTCGCCGTGTTCGGAACACCTGTCTGCGACCTGCCGTCCCAGATGCCGAACGGAATTTCCAGCACCGTTACCTCGTCCGGGTCGGACGCAATCGTGTCATAGACAACCGGCACGCGGGCGCTCGCGGTGACGCGCGGCACCGGAAGCAGCTCGAACGCAAGGGCGCCGGCGACAATCCCGACAGTCAGCCGGCGCCGGGCGACACGGTCCATCGCCCACGCAAACAGCAGCGCGACGGCGATGAGCATCGGAATCGCAAATCGCGCCGGCGTGCGCGCTGCGCCCAGGATGGGCAGGTATCGAAGCAGGGCCCATGGACCCGGGATATGGGTGTTCAGGTGCGCGACCGTGATGAAGGGTCCGAGCGCGAGCAGCCCGAAGAACGCCGCGAGGCCGAGCGACGTTTTCGGCCGCGGCCGCCGCGCGAGCGCGAGGCCGATCACGACCAGCGCGACATACGGCACCGAGGCCACGTTCTCCGGAAAGCTGTCCGGGCGCGTCGTCAGGAAATCCCGGAACGCCTCCGGCGCGAGCGGGTGGTTCGGGTTGGGTACGAAGAAGGCCAACAGATCCACGCCGGGCGGGCTGCTGCGCCAGAGCACCGGCTCCTGCAACCGCCCGCCGGCCTGCATGCGCGCGCGCGCCGTGTGAATGACAGGCGCGAGCAGCGCGGCACAGACGGCACCGCCGACCGCCAGCTGAAGCAGCCGGAAACGATCTGCCCCTCCATCGATATGCCAGCGACCGCGCCCGCGCAGCGCGAGCCAGGCGCGGATCGCGACGAGCACGCTGAAGGCCAGCATCGGCGTGTAGAGCGTGGTCGCCCGGATCGTCAGGCCGCCCAGTTCGAGACGGCCCCCTCCGGTGACGAGAATGATCGCGGCGATGACAATCGGGAACGCCATCAGCCCGGTCACGATCGTCGCGAGCGGGCTCGGCCCTCGGCGCTGCGGCAATGGCTCGAAGCGGGCGAGGCGGGCGACGCCGACCCAGACGAGCAGCGGCACGCAATAGACGCCGTAGTACGCGTCGCACAGGGCCGCCCACGCGGCGCACACCCCCGCGAGGGCGGCGTCGGCGAGCGTGCGCCGATCGGCAGCCCGCAGCACGAACAGGAGAAAGAAGGTCAGCGGCGCGGCGGCGACGAGGCTCTGGTGCGCGGTGCTGCGCGCGATCATCGTCGGAGAGAACGCGAAGAGCGCGCCCGCAAGAAACGCGATGGCATCGCGCGCGGTCTTGCGGCGTGCGAGCAGGAAGGCGCCCAGCCCGCCGAGCGCCTGCATGCCGATCCAGATGACGTTGAAGGCGGCGACGAGCCCGAGGCCGGGCACGAGGGCGAGCGCCAGCACATCCTGGAACATCGTGTAGTTGTGAAGCGCCAGGTCGATGCGCGACCCGGGTTGCAGGATGTGGTCGGTCCAGAGCGGAACCGCGTGGTGGTCCAGCAGCTCGTGCCGGAAAATCCAGAGATTCCAGACGTAGATTCCCGTATCGCCCGACGCGTCGCCGGGCAGCGTGCCGCCGAGGTCCGCCGTCAGCGGCCATGCCGCGGCGAACGCCAGCAGGAGGTACCCGACGAATACGGGGACGAGCGGCCAGCGCCGCGGAGGCGCGGGGGTCGCATCGGTCATGTGCGCGGACTTAGACGACTTTCAGCCGAAGTCCCTCGTTGAGGCTGCCGGAACGATAACCGCGCAGGTCGAGCGTCACCTGCCGGTAGCCGATATGGCGAAGCTCCCGCCAGATCCGCTCGCGAATATCCGGCTCGACGGCGCGTGCGAGCTCGCCCGAGCCAATCTCGAGGCGCGCGGTCTCGTCGTGGTGCCGCACGCGACACACGCGAAAGCCCAGGTCGCGCAGCACGGACTCGGCACGTTCGATCATCTCCAGCTTCGCCTCGGTGACCTCGGTGAAGTGCGGGATGCGGGACGAAAGGCAGGCCGACGCGGGCTCGTCCCAGGTGGGCAGGCCGCGGTCGCGCGACAGCTGGCGGATTTCGTCCTTCGTGAGGCCGACCTCGTCGAGCGGGCTGCGCACGCCGAACTCGCGCGCGGCCGTGCGGCCGGGCCGGTAGTCGCCGCGATCATCCGCGTTGCTGCCGTCCACGACGACGGCGATCCCACGCGCGGCGGCGACGGCGGCGAGCCGCGTGTACAGCTCGTGCTTGCAGTAGTAGCAGCGGTCTCCGGCGTTGGCGCGGTACTCGGGCCGCGACATCTCGTCGGTCTGGACGAACTCGTGCTGCAGGTTGAATTCGCGGACGACGCGAAGCGCGATCTCGCGATGGCGGTCGGGATAGCTCGGGCTGTCGGCGGTGACCGCGAGGGCGCGGCCGCCGAGGACATCGGCCGCCACGCAGGCCAGGTACGCGCTGTCCACGCCGCCGCTGAAGGCGACGATGACCGAGCCGAAACCACGCAGCAGATCCTGGAGGCGCTGCTCTTTTTCGCGATGGAGCGGAACCGGGGTCGCGGCAGAACGGGGTGTCGGGATCGCTGCCGCGGCGCGGATCATTCTTCCCACTCTCCGTCGTCCTCGTCGTCCTCGTCGAGGCCGTCCTCGTCGTCGTCGAGGTCTCCCTCGTCTTCGTCTTCTTCGTCCTCGTCTTCGTCCTCGTCCTCGTCGTCTTCATCGGAGAGTTCGAGCTCGAGCGGATCGGTGCCCGTCACGACGAAGCTCTCGCCGCACTCGTCGCATTGGACCGGATCGCCCTCCTCGAGTTCCTCTTCGTCGATGGGCAGATCGGCGTCACATTCCGGGCAGGTGGCCATACGAACTCCTCGCGCAGCGCGCGTCGCGCCGAGTTCGGATTATAGACAGAACCTGATACATTCTGCAATGCAACGTGACCACCAAAACCGTCCTGATCGCAGACGACACCGCGTTCGTCCGCGACCGTTTCGCCAACGCGTTGCTGGCGGCCGGGCATCGCGCCCTCACCGTCAAGAGCGCCGCGGAAGTGCTCGCGCGCGTGCGGGGCGATCGCGATCAGATCGATCTGCTGCTCCTCGATTTGCGCCTGCCGCACGCCGGCGGCGTCGAACTGGTCCGGTCGATCCGGAAACTGGACGACGGCCGGATCGTCATCCTGGTCTTCAGCGGCACGATTGGAAGCGCGGAGGAGGTCCGCACGCTCGCCTCGCTCGGCGTGAAGGGCTATATCAACGAGTACAGCGCCGTGCAGCACATCCTGCCGTCGCTCGCGCCGCACCTCTTCCCCGACAACTTCAACCGGCGCGGCAGCCCGCGCGTGGTGCTCGGCATTCCCGTGGCATACCGGTTCGGCAGCACGATCGCCGCCGCGCTGACGCTCAACCTGGGTAAGGGCGGGCTCGGCATCCGGACGATGAGCCCGCTCGGGCCGGGCACGAAGGTGCGCGCGCGTTTCCGGCTGCCAGGGTCGAAGCGTGACATCGAGACGGAGTCGCGCGTGGCGTGGAGCGACCGCCGCATCGGGATGGGGTTCCAGTTCGAGAAGATGGCCGCGGAGGATCAGGCCGCGATCGACGATTTCGTCGACCGGCACTTCTTTTCGAACAGGAGGGGCTGAGGGCGGGGCGATAAGGGGGACAGTCCCACTTTCCTGGCCATGGAAAGTGGGACTGTCCCCCTTATTCCGCTCTCAACAGCCGCAGGCTGTTGCCGATGACCACCAGCGACGCCCCCATGTCGGCGACGACCGCCATCCAGAGCGTCGCGACCCCTGCGACCGCCAGGATCAGAAACGCGCCCTTGAGGACAAGCGAGAACGCGATGTTCGCGCGCATGTTGCGCAGCGTCGCGCGGCTCAGACGCACCGTGTAGGGAATCTTGAGCAGTTCGTCGGCCATGAGCGCGACGTCGGCGGTTTCGAGCGCGGCGTCCGTGCCGGCCACCCCCATCGCGATGCCCACATCCGCCGCGGCCAGTGCCGGGGCGTCGTTGACGCCGTCGCCAACCATCGCGATCACGCCGTGGCGCTCGCGCAGGCGCTGGACGGCGTGCACCTTGTCCTCCGGCAGCAGCTCCGAGCAGACTTCATCGATCCCGAGGTCGGCGGCGAGCGCACGCGCGGTCGCCTCGTTGTCGCCGGTCAGCAGCGCGACGTGGTGCACGCCGTGGTGGCGCAGGAGCTCGACGGTGTCGCGGGCGGCCTCGCGGGTTTCGTCCGCAACCGCGATGACGCCGCTGACGCCCGACCCGGGCGAGGCGACCAGCACGACCGTGCGTGCCGACGCCGAGAGGCGCTTCAACTCGGCGTCCACGGCGGGCGAGCACAGCCCGCGCTCCTCGATCAACCGGTGGCTGCCGATGATGACGTCCGCGCCGCCGACCACCGCCTGGGCGCCCAGGCCGGGGAGCGCCTGAAAGTCTTCGGCCTTGGCGGGCGTCACCCCTTCGGCAAGCGCGTGCTGCACGATCGCGTGCGCGATCGGGTGCTCCGACCGGGCTTCGAGCGATGCGGCCACCGACAGCAGCTCGGTGCGCGGAACGCCGTTGACCGGCACGACCTCGACGACCCGGACCCGCCCGCGCGTCAGCGTGCCCGTCTTGTCGAAGGCCACGCACCGCACGTCGCCGGTGCGCTCGAGGTGCACGCCCCCCTTGATGAGGACCCCCTTGCGCGCCGCGGCCGCCAGCGCCGACACGATCGAGACCGGCGTCGAGATCACGAGCGCGCACGGGCACGAGATCACCAGGAGCACGAGCGATCGATACCACCAGTCGCGGAACGGCCCCGCGCCGAGAAGCGGCGGCGCGATCGCCACGACGACCGCGAGGACGAGCACGATCGGCGTGTAGACGCGCGCGAAGCGATCGACGAAGCTCTGCGTCGGCGCGCGCTGCGCCTGGGCGCGCTCGACGAGATGGATGATTCGCGCGAGCGTCGTGTCCTGCCGCCGCCGCGACACGATCACCTCGAGCGCGCCGCGGCCGTTGATCGTCCCGGCGAACACCTCGTCGCCGGGCCCCTTGTCGGCCGGGAGCGACTCCCCCGTGACCGGCGCCTGGTTGACGAAGCTGCTGCCCGCGGCCACGTGCCCGTCAACCGGGATCTTCTCGCCGGGGCGGACGATGACCACGTCGCCGACCTGGACGGCATCGATCGCGAGACGCACCTCGGACGCGCCGCGCCGCACGAGCGCTTCGGCGGGGGTCAGATCCATCAGCGCGCGGATCGCGCCGCGCGCCCGCGCCATGCTCCGCGCCTCGAGCAGCTGCGCCAGCGCGAAGAGGAACATGACCGTCGCCGCCTCGAACCACTCGCCGATCGCGAGCGCGCCGACGACGGCGATCAGCATCAGGACGTTGATGTCGAGCGTGCGGTGCCGGAGCGAGATCCACGCGCGCCGGGCCACGGTGAGGCCGCTCGTCAGCGCGGCACCGGCCAGCAGCAGCGCCTGCACCAGCTCGGGCGCGCCCGCCAGCCAGGCGGCGCCGGCGGCGGCGGTCGCCAGCCCGGAGGCCATCACGAGGCGCTGCCGATCGCGCACCGCGTGATCGGGGGCGATCGAATCCTCGTGCTCCAGCCACGCGCGCATGCCCGTCTGCGCGACCGCCTCGGCGATGTCGCTCGCCGAGAGCCGCGCCGCGTCGTACTTTACGCGCATCCGCTGCGCGAGCACGTCGGCGTCGAGCGCTTCGAGACCGCCAAGGCGCTTCAGCCGCCGCTCGAGGATCGTCACTTCTTCGTGGCAATCCATGCCTTCGATCTTGAAGACCGACTCGGCGTGGAGCTCGCAGACCTCGCAGGCCGCCGCGCGCGCCATCAGGCCCTCGCCCCGCGGCGCGCGCCCGCCTGCGCGGCCGCCTCTTCGACGTGGCGGCTCGCCTGCTGAAACAGACTGATGATGTGCTGGTCGTCGAGCGCGTAGAAGATCATCCGTCCGGCGCGCCGCGAGCGCACGAGCCGCATGTTGCGGAGCAGGCGCAACTGGTGCGACACGGCCGATTCAGACAGACCGACCAGCGACGCGAGGTCGCAGACGCAGAGCTCCTGCTGCGCGAGGGCGTCGAGCATGCGCACCCGCGTCACGTCGCCGAGGGTCTTGAACGTCTCGGCCAGCTCGAGGGCGGCATCGGCGGAGAGCAGGTTCGGTGTGACATCTGAGCATATGCTCATACGTCTAGTATAACTGGACCATGCATTTCTGCTACTAATTAGAGATCCACAGGGGGAGATGCCGGTGATAGAGGTCCAACACCTCACGAAACGCTACGGCCGCGTCACGGCCGTCGATGATGTCAGCTTCCAGGTGAAGCGGGGAGAAATCCTCGGCTTCCTCGGCCCGAACGGCGCAGGCAAGACCACGACGATGCGCATCCTGACCGGCTACATGCCCGCAACGGAAGGACGCGCGAGCGTGGCCGGGTACGACGTGTTCAACCAGCCGATCGAAGCCAAGCGCCGCACGGGCTACCTGCCCGAGACGCCGCCGCTGTACCCCGACATGACCGTGCGTGAGTACCTCGCGTTTGTCGCGCGGATCAAGAACATCCCGCCGGCGCAGCGCAAGGCCCGCGTCGATGCCGTGATGGAGCGCACGCACGTGGCCGACATGGCGGACCGCCACTGCGCGAAGCTGTCGAAAGGCTACCGGCAGCGCGTGGGCCTGGCGCAGGCGATCATCCACAACCCGGAGGTCCTGATCCTCGACGAGCCCACGGCCGGCCTCGATCCGAAGCAGATCATCGAGACGCGCCAGCTGATTCGCAGCCTCGCGGGGGATCACACGGTCGTCCTCAGCACGCACATCCTGCCGGAGGTGGCGCAGACCTGCCAGCGGGTCGTCATCATCAACAAGGGACGCGTGGTGGCCGTGGACACACCTGCCAACCTGACCGCCCGGCTGCGCGGGACCGAGGCCATGTACGTGCAGGTCGAAGGGGGCGGCCAGGAAGTGGCGACCGCGCTCGAGGGTGTCCGGGGCGTGCTGCGCGTGACCCTGGCCGACCAGCACAACGGCCTGTCGGGCTACGAGGTCGAGAGCGCGAAGGGGGAAGACGTGCGCCGCGAGCTGGCGCGGACCGTCGTGGGGCGGGGCTGGGGACTGCTCGAGCTGCGCCCGGTGCGCATGAGCCTCGAAGAGATCTTCCTGCACCTCACCACCGAAGAGCCGCCGGCAGGCAACGGATCGAGCGAGGAGGTGGCGCATGCGTAACGTCGTCGCGATCGCGGGCAAGGAGCTGCGGTCGTACTTCGCGTCGCCCGTGGCCTACATCATCACCGGGCTCTTCGCGTTGATCTTCGGCTGGTTCTACGTGAACTCGCTCGCGTGGTTCGTCGAGCGCAGCATGGGGATGGACCAGTTCGGCGGCGGCGGTTCGGTCAACGTGAACCAGGATTTGATCAAGTACCTGCTGCTCAACGCGACGGTCGTGATGCTGTTCCTGCTGCCGATGATCACCATGCGGACCTACGCGGAGGAGAAGCGATCCGGGACGATCGAGCTGCTGCTCACCTCGCCGGTGCGCGATATCGAGATCATCCTCGGCAAGTTCTTCGGCGCGCTCGGCCTGTACTGCGTGATGCTGCTGGTGACGGTGCTGTACCTGGCCGTCCTGTTCATTTACGGAAACCCCGAGTGGAAGCCGATCGCCTCGGCCTACCTCGGGCTGGTGCTGCTCGGCGGCTCGTTCATCTCGTTCGGGCTGTTCATCTCGAGCCTCACGAAAAACCAGATCGTGGCGGGCGTGGGCACCTTCACGCTGGTGCTGATGCTCTGGATCATCGACTGGGTCGGGGACCAGGCGGGCTCGACCGTCCGCGAGGTCGTCGCGTACCTGTCAATCACGAAGCATTTCGAGGACTTCGCGAAGGGCGTCATCGACACGAAGCACGTGGTCTACTACCTCAGCTTCATCGCGTTCGGGCTCTTCCTGACGGCGAAGTCGGTGGACACGGAACGGTGGAGAGGCTGACGTGCTGAAGCGAGTGCTGAATCTCATCGGATGGCTCGGCGCCGCGCTCGTCCTGGCGGCGCTCGCCCTGAAATTCACCCGGCCGGAGTTGTCGCAGTGGTACCGCCCGCTCGCCATCGGCGGCCTGATCTGCACGCTCCTCTATCTTCTGAGCCAGTGGCGCGAGATCGGGCGCAGCTTCACGCGGCGCCAGGTGCGCTACGGCGCGGTGTCGGCCGCGAGCGTCCTGGTCGTGCTGCTGATCCTCGCGGGCATCAACTGGATCGCGGCCCGCCAGTCGACGCGCTGGGACCTGACGACGGGCAGCCAGTTCACGCTGTCGGACCAGACGAAGAAGGTCCTTGGCAGCCTCAAGGAGCCGGTCAGGGTCCGGGTCTTCGCGAGCGCGCGCACGGTCGATCGCTTTCGCGATCGGCTCACCGAGTACACGCACGCGGCCGACAAGCTGGTGGTCGAGTACATCGAGCCGCTGAAGCAGCCCGCGCTGGCCAACCAGTACCAGGTTCAGCAGGACGGCACGGTCGTGTTCGAGTACGCGGGGCGCATGGGGAGAAGGACACCGGCTCGACCGAGCGAACGGGCTACAGCGGCGCGGCATCCGCGCTCGGCGGCGACAACTTCACCGTGGAGAAGGTCGTGCTCGCCCAGCAGACGACGGTCCCCGCGGATGCGGCCGTCCTGGTCGTTGCCGGCCCTCGCACCGACTACCTCCCCGCCGAGATGGACATGCTGCGGGCCTACCTGCGCAAAGGGGGCAAAGTGCTCCTCATGCTGGATCCGCCCGAGTCGACCGACAGCGCGCCCGTGCCGAACCTCATCGCGTTCGCGCGCGAATGGGGCGTGGATGCGGGCAACAACGTGGTGGTGGACCTGAGCCCGGCGGGACGGTTCCTGGGCACCGGGCCGTCGATTCCCGTCGCCGCGAGCTACCCGACACACGCGATCAACGAACGCATGGAAACGCTGACGGCGTATCCGCTGGCGCGGTCGATCACTCCCGCCGCAGCGGGCGCGGACGGGCGCGTTGCGCAGTCAATCGTCGAGACGAGCCAGAACAGCTGGGCGGAGACCGATCTGAAGGCGCTCTCGACCACGGGCGAGGCGCGGCGCGAAGAGGACAAGGGTGACAAGGCGGGGCCGATATCGCTGGCGGCCGCGGTCAGCGCCGCGGCGCCCGAGGCTCCGGCGGCGCCCGAAGGCCAGTCGAAAGCCGAATCCCGCGTCGTCATCTTCGGTGATTCGGACTTTGCGTCGAACCTGGCGCTGGGCGTCCAGGGCAACCGCGACTTCTTCCTCAACGCGGTGAACTGGCTCGCCCAGCAGGAAAACATGATCGCGATCCGCGCGAAGGAACCCTCCGATCGCCGCGTGACGATGACCGCCGAGCAGCAGCAGCGGGTGTACTGGCTCGCGCTCTTCATCATCCCCGGCCTGATCATCCTCGCGGGTGTGCAGTCCTGGTGGCGGAGGCGCTAGATGCGGCGCGAGCGATCGTTCCTGATGCTGCTTGCGGCGGGCGTCGCGCTCGGCGCCTACATCTACTTCGTCGAGCGGCACCGGCCCGCGGGCGACGCGCCCGAGCAGAAGCCCAAGGTGTTCGAGGGCGTCCAGGAGGGGGACGTCGAGGAGATCACCGTTTCCAGCGGCGGACAGACGACGCGATTGACGAAAGTGGATGGCAAGTGGCG
This genomic interval from Acidobacteriota bacterium contains the following:
- a CDS encoding dihydroorotate dehydrogenase; the protein is MDLTTPLGPLTLKNPLIAASGCFGYGLEYAEIVDLSSLGAIAVKGLFLNEREGHRPPRIVETPSGMLNAIGLQGIGVHRFVREKLPELRRLGATVIVNICGSTLDEYVEVANVLSDAEGVAALELNISCPNIKEGGIQFGCSLPGTHQVVSAIRKATRLPVIPKLTPNVTDVASFARAAEEAGADAVSLVNTFLAMAIDVHTRRPKLTNVVGGLSGPAIRPIAVRMVYECRQAVKIPIIGMGGIACADDAIEFMIAGANAVQVGTANFVDPFIWPKLRSGIEAYMQRHGLTRLADIVGTVDTRKKDVVWTSS
- a CDS encoding response regulator, which encodes MTTKTVLIADDTAFVRDRFANALLAAGHRALTVKSAAEVLARVRGDRDQIDLLLLDLRLPHAGGVELVRSIRKLDDGRIVILVFSGTIGSAEEVRTLASLGVKGYINEYSAVQHILPSLAPHLFPDNFNRRGSPRVVLGIPVAYRFGSTIAAALTLNLGKGGLGIRTMSPLGPGTKVRARFRLPGSKRDIETESRVAWSDRRIGMGFQFEKMAAEDQAAIDDFVDRHFFSNRRG
- a CDS encoding helix-turn-helix transcriptional regulator: MSICSDVTPNLLSADAALELAETFKTLGDVTRVRMLDALAQQELCVCDLASLVGLSESAVSHQLRLLRNMRLVRSRRAGRMIFYALDDQHIISLFQQASRHVEEAAAQAGARRGARA
- the pal gene encoding peptidoglycan-associated lipoprotein Pal, with product MLCGALIAAVGCGKKQPEAAPAPPPAAEPAPPPPPPPPPPPPPPPPPAPKPPTEDEIFAKKTLDELNAEKPLTDVSFDYDSAALSEQARADLQKNAAWLQRWASTRILVEGHCDSRGTNEYNLALGERRAAAVRDYLVSLGVPTDRLQMVSKGEEQPFCTEENESCWSQNRRGHFIFTAK
- the pyrF gene encoding orotidine-5'-phosphate decarboxylase; the encoded protein is MDQLIVALDVDSAAKARRLADTLRGAVGAFKIGSRLFTAEGPAFVRELAERGDRVFLDLKFHDIPHTVAGAVEAATRMGVWMVNVHAAGGGSMMRAARDAADSASAQAGRARPIVIAVTVLTSLSAGELRETGVPREPLEHVTHLARLAKEAGLDGVVASPQETAAIRAACGPRFAIVTPGIRGPNDAKGDQTRTLSPRDAIAAGASYIVVGRPVIGAPDPRRAAEEIVTSL
- a CDS encoding class I SAM-dependent methyltransferase yields the protein MDRLLEATARAEREHFWWRGFRAFVRPAIARAAARGRVEVLDCGCGTGANLAMLREFGPAAGIDLAWAGLAFARERGERQVARASADALPFADATFDLVTSFDMLQCLPDAAERGAFAEMHRVLKPGGHAVLNVAAMDILWGNHSILAHEVRRYSKRGLRERLLAAGLQPLRITYTNATLFPILAPLRITQRAIGLAASDADARAEQEVALPSRPVNAVMTGLLRLEAAAVRAIDMPFGSSLLAVAKRSL
- the cadA gene encoding cadmium-translocating P-type ATPase, whose amino-acid sequence is MARAAACEVCELHAESVFKIEGMDCHEEVTILERRLKRLGGLEALDADVLAQRMRVKYDAARLSASDIAEAVAQTGMRAWLEHEDSIAPDHAVRDRQRLVMASGLATAAAGAAWLAGAPELVQALLLAGAALTSGLTVARRAWISLRHRTLDINVLMLIAVVGALAIGEWFEAATVMFLFALAQLLEARSMARARGAIRALMDLTPAEALVRRGASEVRLAIDAVQVGDVVIVRPGEKIPVDGHVAAGSSFVNQAPVTGESLPADKGPGDEVFAGTINGRGALEVIVSRRRQDTTLARIIHLVERAQAQRAPTQSFVDRFARVYTPIVLVLAVVVAIAPPLLGAGPFRDWWYRSLVLLVISCPCALVISTPVSIVSALAAAARKGVLIKGGVHLERTGDVRCVAFDKTGTLTRGRVRVVEVVPVNGVPRTELLSVAASLEARSEHPIAHAIVQHALAEGVTPAKAEDFQALPGLGAQAVVGGADVIIGSHRLIEERGLCSPAVDAELKRLSASARTVVLVASPGSGVSGVIAVADETREAARDTVELLRHHGVHHVALLTGDNEATARALAADLGIDEVCSELLPEDKVHAVQRLRERHGVIAMVGDGVNDAPALAAADVGIAMGVAGTDAALETADVALMADELLKIPYTVRLSRATLRNMRANIAFSLVLKGAFLILAVAGVATLWMAVVADMGASLVVIGNSLRLLRAE
- the larE gene encoding ATP-dependent sacrificial sulfur transferase LarE, with protein sequence MIRAAAAIPTPRSAATPVPLHREKEQRLQDLLRGFGSVIVAFSGGVDSAYLACVAADVLGGRALAVTADSPSYPDRHREIALRVVREFNLQHEFVQTDEMSRPEYRANAGDRCYYCKHELYTRLAAVAAARGIAVVVDGSNADDRGDYRPGRTAAREFGVRSPLDEVGLTKDEIRQLSRDRGLPTWDEPASACLSSRIPHFTEVTEAKLEMIERAESVLRDLGFRVCRVRHHDETARLEIGSGELARAVEPDIRERIWRELRHIGYRQVTLDLRGYRSGSLNEGLRLKVV